The genomic segment CAGGTCCCCGTGGCTGAGTTCCGGGGTTGGGAACTCGGAGGGGAAGGAGGCATGGAGCTCGCGGAGGCGGTGCGGGGCGTGCTGCGCCAGAACCGCGCGCCGTCCGCACCCCGCTTCCTGTACGACCTCGCCTGGCCCTTCCAGAAGAAGCTGGAGGCCGTTGCCCGCACCATATACGGTGCGGACGGGGTGGAATTCACGGCCCGCGCCCGGAACAAGATGGCCCGGTACGAGGCGTTGGGCTACGGCAACCTCCCCGTGTGCGTCGCCAAGACCCAGTACTCCCTCTCGGACGACCCCGAGAGGGTGGGCAGGCCCACGGGATTTGTCATCACCATCCGGGATGTGCGGCTCTCCGCGGGGGCAGGGTTCCTCGTGGCCCTGGCGGGGGACATCATGACCATGCCTGGACTCCCGCGGCGGCCTGCCGCGGAGCGGATCTCCCTGGACGACCAGGGAAGGGTGGTGGGCCTCACGTAGGGAGTCCTCCGGGATCCCAGGGGGCGATCACCGCCTTGATGCACCCGCCCCCGCGGCCGCGGACGGTGTGCAGGGCCTCCTCCACCCGGGAGAGCGGGAATCGGTGCGTCACCAGGGCCTCGAGCGGAAAGCCGCTTCCCGCGAGGATCTCCAGGGTGGCGGGATACGCCTGGGCGCCCATGGCGGATCCCTGGACCCGCACCTCCCGGGTGACGATCACCCGGTCCAGGGCCAGGGGGACGGGCTGCGCGCCCGTGAGGCCCAGGAGGGTCACGGTGCCCCCGGGTCGGGCATATGCAAAGGCCGCCTGCTGGCTCTGCACGGTGCCCGCGGCCTCGAAGACCACGGGCGCACCCCCCTCCGTGAGGCGGAGCACGGCCTCCGTGGGATCTTCCTCCTGTTCGTTGATCACCACGGTGGCCCCGAGCCTCTGCGCGAGCCACAGCCGCTCCTCCCGGCGCCCCACGAGGATCACGGGCCGCGCACCCGCGAGGTTCGCCACCAGCGCGGTGAGGAGCCCGATGGGGCCGCTTCCGATGACCACCGCGGGCTCCCCCACCCGGATGGGGCTGAGGTGCACGGCCCGCACGGCCACGGAGAGGGGTTCTGTCAGCACCGCCCGCTCCCACGGGATCCCGTCCGGGAGGCGATGGACCAGGGCACGGGCCGGCACGTAGAGATACTGGGCCCACGCTCCCCACAGGTGCGGGGGACGCTCGCAGCTGATGTTGCACCCGTACATCCACCCTTCCGTGCGGTTCGCGAGACACAGGTTGTAGGTCCCCGCCCGACACCAGGGGCAGGTCTGACAGGGAACGAGCACCTCCACGGTTACCCGATCTCCCACGTCCACGCGGTTTCGATCCCGGGCCCGCTCCCCGATGGCGGCCACGGTGCCCACGAACTCGTGCCCCTGGATCATGGGATAGGGCCGGGGGCGGTCTCCCTCGAAGATGTGCAGGTCCGACCCGCAGATCCCGCACAGCTCCACCCGCAGCAGGAGGTCGTCCGGCCCGAGCTCCGGACGCGGGAATTCCCGCAGCACCACCTGCCCGGGCGCATGGGTCACGGCCGCCAGCACGGTCTCACGCTTCACTCGGCCCTCCCTCCCGGTTCAGGAATTCCTGCAAAAGCTGTAGGAACCGGGCGGCATCCGCACCGTCCACCACCCGGTGGTCGAAGGTGAGGCTGATGGGCAGGATCCACCGGGGCTGCGGGGTGCGTTCCGGCCACCACGCCACGGAAAGGGACTGCAGGCGGCCCACCCCGAGGATGGCCACCTGTGGGGGATTGGGGATGGGGGTGAAGGCGTCCACCTGCAGGGGCCCCAGCTGGCTTACGGTGAAGGTGGCTCCCAGGAGGTCCTCCAACCGGTGTTGCCAGGCCCGCACGCGTTCCGTTACCTCCCGACGCATCCGGGCGAGGTGCTCCAGGGAAAGGGCCTGCGCGTTCCGGATCACGGGGGCCACGACCCCCCTAGGCGTGTCCACGGCCACGCCCAGGTTCACCACCCCGTACATGCGGTGCACGGTGCCGTCGAAGGTGGCGTTGAACCGGGGATCCTCCTGCAGGGTTCGCACCACGGCCCGCAGGAGGAGGTCGAAGGGAGAAAAGCCCGTGCGCTCCGCGGCCTGCACCAGGCCCTGCGCCTCAAGCCCTCGGTGCAGGGTGACCAGCACCCCGTGCCGCCACGTCTCCCCCAGCCGGTGGACGATGATCCGCCGGACCGGTCCGAGGGGCTGCTCCCGGAGCACCGGGAGCTCCCGGTAGGGCTCCAGGAAGGAGGACTCCTCGGGCCCCGCCTGCGCGTGTCTGCCTACTCCCCCACCCGGATCCGGCACAGGCTCGCCCCCATGGGGAGGGTGTCTCCGGGCCGCGCGAGGATCTCCACGACCTCTCCTTCCACCTCCGACTCCACGGTGAGCGTGGCTTTCTCCGTCTCCAGGTCCACGAGGGGAGATCCCTTCTGCACCCGATCTCCTACCTGCACGTGCCAGCTCACCACGTCCACCGCGTCCACGCTCATGGCCACCTTCGGAACCTTGACCTCCACCGTCGGCATCCGCGCTCTCCCACGATCCGGTCGATTTGGATTCCCTGCAGATCAGGGGACGACCACGGAAGGTTCCCGCTTCCACTCCAGGACCCGCCGGACGGCCTGCAATAGCTGCGCGGCTCCCGGCAGCACCGCCTGTTCCAGGGGCGGGCTAAAGGGCACCGGGACGTCGGGCC from the Armatimonadota bacterium genome contains:
- a CDS encoding alcohol dehydrogenase catalytic domain-containing protein; translation: MKRETVLAAVTHAPGQVVLREFPRPELGPDDLLLRVELCGICGSDLHIFEGDRPRPYPMIQGHEFVGTVAAIGERARDRNRVDVGDRVTVEVLVPCQTCPWCRAGTYNLCLANRTEGWMYGCNISCERPPHLWGAWAQYLYVPARALVHRLPDGIPWERAVLTEPLSVAVRAVHLSPIRVGEPAVVIGSGPIGLLTALVANLAGARPVILVGRREERLWLAQRLGATVVINEQEEDPTEAVLRLTEGGAPVVFEAAGTVQSQQAAFAYARPGGTVTLLGLTGAQPVPLALDRVIVTREVRVQGSAMGAQAYPATLEILAGSGFPLEALVTHRFPLSRVEEALHTVRGRGGGCIKAVIAPWDPGGLPT
- a CDS encoding 2-oxo acid dehydrogenase subunit E2; the protein is MPDPGGGVGRHAQAGPEESSFLEPYRELPVLREQPLGPVRRIIVHRLGETWRHGVLVTLHRGLEAQGLVQAAERTGFSPFDLLLRAVVRTLQEDPRFNATFDGTVHRMYGVVNLGVAVDTPRGVVAPVIRNAQALSLEHLARMRREVTERVRAWQHRLEDLLGATFTVSQLGPLQVDAFTPIPNPPQVAILGVGRLQSLSVAWWPERTPQPRWILPISLTFDHRVVDGADAARFLQLLQEFLNREGGPSEA
- a CDS encoding DUF2118 domain-containing protein: MPTVEVKVPKVAMSVDAVDVVSWHVQVGDRVQKGSPLVDLETEKATLTVESEVEGEVVEILARPGDTLPMGASLCRIRVGE